A DNA window from Lepidochelys kempii isolate rLepKem1 chromosome 9, rLepKem1.hap2, whole genome shotgun sequence contains the following coding sequences:
- the LOC140917793 gene encoding A-kinase anchor protein 17B-like isoform X4, which produces MDKLKNMICPDQFTTVRVSKSTKDFIRFEGEAETKRLILTLKEKLHGKVIKLNGFKDDLQVMATEAHTDFPTPQEWASYLNKREITNEDLTEQTADIPDCIYFEGLPCKWFALKGSNNEKPSEDVLRVVFESFGKIKNIDIPMLDPYREEMVGGNLNNFLFGGLQTFEAFIQYQEYTAFVKAMESLRGMKLMFKGDDGKALACNMKVTFDTTKHFSKGAIKKRRLERQKLQELEQERKREKKKEEEEAARKRRDDEKNARERKRKAKLKRREHRQIDRDEKRPRKQQKVTAEEEQWPENMPEWEERKYLLAQRRVESIRLLTVLLSRVKDFAQLTGQKVEPLLHPEDIRKDCFPETELQNADRAEQRESHYLLHKKLKDKKKFRSQFFQTVNTSFSEEEVPTNLPASPCHLVRTILNDPTATASTGKLTGRDDYSSSDGGSLQITVTQDCKVIESLEREDFPPLKTLHSGKVSGTGYCKKQKIYETDEFIHYLLNYYQTPSYARVCLEPKSTISKSWWQRIVSDNGNGFQINLKNKYGQRFTEVSFVQNLDKGNCSGDDNYRWEITIRKSEPTESVSKNKAYAGGFTKKFQVQWNDSLDIANLPYAEFKNSSFGSINTSHDKESNQDNKRRVVAPPYKPSGSAYKLKDLMEEISSDSEYFSEAKRTERRYKDVYSDGNKACSLPREMERKFLVCVKNVGQSYSENESSKCSFCSNSTHGGLTKQCRHKLKKSFKRCSSKLRHEGRKSEWKSNEEVINTHKKKKKRKKLSPNILPDEHGFSEMDSWRRLESLKKIQRKCSKMFHHKMKFKTLHVMAAASSKDAIHTDAIHTDASLLQRSRQRAGDERKLTLRKEMDADVGGCLVSC; this is translated from the exons ATGGACAAGCTGAAGAACATGATTTGTCCAGACCAATTTACTACTGTTAGGGTTTCAAAGAGCACTAAGGATTTCATTCGATttgagggagaggcagaaacTAAAAGGTTGATCCTCACACTTAAGGAAAAACTGCATGGAAAGGTAATAAAACTGAATGGTTTCAAAGATGACTTGCAAGTGATGGCCACCGAGGCACACACTGACTTTCCAACTCCACAAGAGTGGGCATCTTACCTGAATAAAAGAGAGATTACGAATGAAGACCTTACTGAGCAAACCGCTGATATTCCTGATTGCATCTATTTTGAAGGTTTGCCATGCAAATGGTTTGCACTAAAGGGCTCAAATAATGAAAAGCCAAGTGAAGATGTTTTAAGAGTGGTGTTCGAAAGCTTTGGAAAGATCAAGAACATAGATATCCCTATGCTTGACCCTTATAGAGAAGAAATGGTGGGAGGAAATTTAAATAACTTCCTTTTTGGAGGTCTACAGACATTTGAAGCTTTTATCCAGTACCAAGAGTATACGGCTTTTGTGAAAGCTATGGAGTCACTTAGGGGAATGAAGCTGATGTTTAAAGGGGATGATGGAAAAGCTCTGGCATGTAACATGAAG GTGACTTTTGATACAACCAAACATTTCAGCAAAGGAGCCATCAAAAAGAGAAGGCTGGAAAGACAAAAGCTGCAAGAGCTAGagcaagaaagaaaaagggaaaaaaagaaagaggaagaggaggctgCAAG AAAAAGACGTGATGATGAAAAAAATGCtcgagaaagaaaaaggaaggctAAGCTCAAGAGGAGAGAACACAGGCAGATAGATCGGGATGAGAAACGCCCAAGAAAGCAGCAGAAGGTAACAGCTGAAGAAGAGCAGTGGCCAGAGAATATGCCTGAATGGGAAGAGAGGAAATATCTACTAGCTCAGAGAAGAGTGGAGTCTATAAGGCTGCTTACCGTGCTGTTAAGCCGAGTAAAa gaTTTTGCACAGTTGACCGGCCAAAAAGTGGAGCCCTTGCTGCACCCTGAAGATATAAGAAAGGATTGCTTTCCTGAGACAGAGTTACAAAATGcagacagagcagagcagagagaatccCATTATCTTCTACACAAAAAACTGAAGGATAAGAAAAAATTTAGGAGTCAGTTCTTCCAAACGGTTAACACCTCTTTTAGTGAGGAAGAGGTGCCAACTAATCTGCCTGCATCACCTTGTCATCTTGTAAGAACGATCTTAAATGATCCAACTGCAACAGCAAGCACTGGTAAATTAACTGGCAGGGATGATTACAGCTCCTCTGACGGTGGGTCTTTACAGATTACAGTTACTCAAGACTGCAAGGTTATAGAATCTCTTGAGAGAGAGGACTTTCCCCCTTTGAAGACATTACACTCTGGAAAAGTGTCTGGTACAGGGTACTGCAAAAAGCAAAAGATTTATGAAACTGATGAGTTTATACATTATTTATTAAACTATTATCAAACTCCAAGCTACGCACGTGTCTGCCTAGAGCCAAAAAGCACCATTAGCAAGTCTTGGTGGCAGAGGATAGTGTCTGATAATGGGAATGGCTTTCAGATCAACTTGAAGAACAAATACGGGCAACGCTTTACAGAAGTGAGTTTTGTACAAAACCTTGACAAGGGAAATTGTAGCGGGGATGATAATTATAGATGGGAGATCACAATTCGGAAATCTGAGCCTACAGAGAGTGTGTCAAAAAACAAGGCCTATGCTGGAGGGTTTACAAAAAAGTTCCAAGTACAGTGGAATGATTCACTTGACATTGCTAACTTACCATATGCTGaatttaaaaattcttcttttggAAGCATTAATACTAGTCATGATAAAGAATCCAATCAAGACAATAAAAGAAGAGTAGTTGCCCCACCATATAAACCCTCAGGCTCTGCATACAAATTAAAGGATTTAATGGAAGAGATCAGTAGTGATTCTGAGTATTTCAGTGAGGCAAAGAGAACAGAAAGAAGATATAAAGATGTTTACAGTGATGGCAATAAAGCATGCTCCCTCCcaagagagatggagagaaaaTTCCTTGTCTGTGTTAAAAATGTAGGTCAAAGTTATTCAGAAAATGAATCCAGCAAATGTAGCTTCTGTTCAAATTCTACCCATGGTGGCTTGAcaaagcagtgtagacataagctTAAAAAATCATTCAAGAGGTGCAGTAGTAAATTGAGACACGAAGGGCGAAAAAGTGAGTGGAAATCCAATGAAGAGGTGATAAATAcccacaaaaagaagaaaaagagaaaaaagctcTCCCCTAACATTTTACCTGATGAACATGGCTTCTCTGAAATGGATAGTTGGAGACGGTTGGAATCTCTaaaaaagatacagagaaaaTGTAGCAAAATGTTTCAccataagatgaaattcaaaacaCTTCATGTGATGGCAGCAGCATCATCAAAAGATGCCATTCATACTGATGCCATTCATACTGATGCCTCTCTGCTGCAGAGATCTCGCCAAAGGGCAG GAGATGAGAGGAAATTAACACTGAGGAAAGAGATggatgcagatgttggaggatGTCTTGTTTCCTGTTGA